In Woeseia oceani, one DNA window encodes the following:
- the gltB gene encoding glutamate synthase large subunit, with translation MTEKSANGLYDKAYDRDSCGFGLIANIDDQPSHWVIATAINALARLTHRGAVAADGKTGDGCGLLIKFPESFLRTVAGEAGIPVADRFAAGTVFLSTDPEIAAATRQTIDDAILASGLEPAGWRVVPTDPSVCGDLALRTLPRIEQVFVNAPDSLQRGTLNRSLFLARRRAENQLRDIDPTAYIASLSSATISYKGMVMPDVLPGFYRDLKDPRLETSVCLFHQRFSTNTLPEWRLAQPFRFIAHNGEINTISGNRNWALARAENFVSDKLESVADLQPIVSLTGSDSSSLDNMLEVLRAGGMDVLQAMRILIPPAWHTVDTIDADVRAFYEFYDCHMEPWDGPAGIVLTDGRYAACCLDRNGLRPARYVITKDRHITIASEIGVYDYADKDVVSKGRLGPGEMLAVDLRQGRLLSNDDIHDILKARAPYKKWLKQGVRYLDSELVDRHMAAEPMNEETLATYQKMFNLSREELVEIVAVLAQAEQEAVGSMGDDTPMPVLSKQVRPLFDYFRQQFAQVTNPPIDSLRERIVMSLQTNIGREGSLFDIGPESARQVIMNSPVLSQRKLRQLLGPDMFADAHAFIDLNAPETESLQDSLTRICQEAEQAVDDGNVIIMLSDRYLKPGLLPVHALLATGAVHHRLIEVGKRCKINILVETGTARDPHHIACLIGYGATAVYPYLVYQSLHDLARRGNVDDQQQLGRSYRRGVRKGLFKIMSKMGISSISSYRGSQLFEIVGLHKDVVDRCFRGTVSRVQGAGYKDLQDDQRKLAACAWEPRTPLNQGGLLKFVHGGEYHCYNPDVIATLQAAVRSGDRSRYNDYAKLVNERPVATFRDLMAEQPLGSPIPVDEVEPVESILKRFDSAGMSLGALSPEAHEALAIAMNRIGARSNSGEGGEDRSRYGNERMSKIKQVASGRFGVTAEYLVNAEVIQIKIAQGAKPGEGGQLPGHKVNEMIARLRYARPGVGLISPPPHHDIYSIEDLAQLIFDLKQVNPEALVSVKLVAEPGVGTIAAGVVKAYADLVTISGYDGGTGASPLSSVKYAGSPWELGLSEAQQVLRANGLRHRVRLQTDGGLKTGLDVIKAAMLGAESFGFGTAPMVALGCKYLRICHLNNCATGVATQNNILRSDFFVGLPEMVVNFFTFVAEDVRQRLADLGVRRLDEIIGRADLLQAKAGDTTRQQQLDISPILSLGGVADDVPRYCGSERNQPFDRGELAEQMLAEVLPAIENKTGGDFEFTVRNFNRSIGARLSGEIARRYGNHGMIDAPLNIALNGTAGQSFAAWNVDGLNMELTGDANDYVGKGMTGGRIVVRPPATAAYLARETSIIGNTCLYGATGGQLYAAGLAGERFAVRNSGATAVVEGAGDHCCEYMTGGVVVVLGRTGVNFGAGLTGGFAYVLDLDRNFVDRYNHELIDIHRITPESMEAHLHHLRCLVAAHADYTGSAWAEEILEDFRSYLPKFWVVKPKAAELGSLIESLRQAA, from the coding sequence ATGACTGAGAAATCTGCAAACGGCTTGTACGACAAAGCATACGACCGCGACAGTTGCGGCTTCGGCTTAATCGCCAATATTGACGATCAACCCAGTCACTGGGTTATTGCTACCGCGATTAATGCGCTCGCTCGTCTGACTCACCGTGGCGCGGTGGCGGCCGATGGCAAGACCGGCGACGGCTGTGGGCTGTTAATTAAATTTCCCGAGTCCTTCTTGCGCACGGTCGCCGGTGAGGCCGGTATTCCGGTGGCTGATCGTTTTGCCGCAGGAACAGTCTTTCTCAGCACCGACCCGGAGATTGCTGCGGCGACCCGCCAAACCATCGACGATGCCATTCTCGCGAGTGGACTGGAGCCCGCCGGCTGGCGCGTTGTGCCTACCGATCCTTCCGTTTGTGGTGATCTGGCGTTACGGACGCTACCGCGAATTGAACAGGTTTTTGTCAATGCACCGGACAGCCTGCAGCGCGGTACCTTGAATCGCAGTCTGTTTCTGGCCCGGCGTCGCGCCGAAAACCAGTTGCGAGACATCGACCCGACCGCGTACATCGCGAGTCTGTCGTCGGCAACGATCAGCTACAAAGGCATGGTGATGCCGGACGTGCTGCCCGGCTTTTATCGCGATCTCAAGGATCCGCGGCTGGAAACATCGGTTTGCCTGTTTCACCAGCGTTTCTCGACCAACACCTTGCCGGAATGGCGACTTGCGCAACCGTTCCGCTTTATCGCGCATAACGGTGAAATCAACACGATTTCGGGCAATCGCAACTGGGCGCTTGCCCGCGCCGAGAATTTTGTCTCCGACAAGCTGGAAAGCGTGGCGGACCTGCAGCCGATCGTTTCTCTGACGGGCTCGGATTCGTCCAGCCTCGACAACATGCTGGAAGTGCTGCGCGCCGGCGGCATGGACGTGCTGCAGGCGATGCGCATCCTGATTCCTCCTGCCTGGCACACAGTCGATACCATCGACGCTGACGTGCGCGCGTTCTACGAGTTTTACGATTGCCACATGGAACCGTGGGACGGGCCGGCCGGTATTGTCCTGACCGACGGTCGCTACGCCGCCTGTTGCCTCGATCGCAACGGCTTGCGGCCAGCGCGTTACGTGATAACAAAAGACCGGCACATCACGATTGCCTCGGAAATCGGTGTTTACGATTACGCTGACAAAGACGTCGTCAGCAAGGGCCGCCTGGGGCCAGGCGAGATGCTGGCGGTGGATCTGCGCCAGGGTCGTTTGTTGTCCAACGACGATATACACGACATTCTGAAGGCGCGCGCGCCGTACAAGAAATGGCTCAAGCAGGGCGTGCGCTACCTCGATTCGGAGCTGGTCGACCGGCACATGGCGGCCGAGCCGATGAACGAAGAGACGCTGGCGACCTACCAGAAGATGTTCAATCTTAGCCGCGAAGAGCTGGTCGAGATTGTTGCGGTACTCGCGCAGGCTGAGCAGGAAGCGGTGGGCTCCATGGGCGACGACACACCGATGCCGGTGTTGTCGAAGCAAGTCCGGCCGCTGTTCGACTACTTCCGTCAGCAGTTCGCGCAAGTTACCAATCCGCCGATCGACTCATTGCGCGAGCGTATCGTCATGTCGCTGCAGACGAATATCGGACGCGAAGGTTCGTTGTTCGATATCGGCCCGGAGAGTGCACGCCAGGTCATTATGAACTCGCCGGTACTTTCGCAGCGCAAACTGCGGCAGTTGCTCGGGCCGGACATGTTTGCCGATGCACATGCGTTTATCGACCTGAACGCGCCAGAGACCGAATCACTGCAAGATTCGTTAACGCGTATCTGCCAAGAGGCCGAACAGGCCGTCGACGATGGCAACGTCATCATCATGCTCAGCGATCGCTACCTGAAGCCGGGGCTGTTGCCGGTGCATGCGTTGCTGGCGACCGGGGCGGTCCATCATCGGCTGATCGAAGTCGGAAAACGCTGTAAAATCAATATCCTGGTGGAGACCGGCACAGCCCGCGATCCGCACCACATCGCCTGTCTCATCGGCTATGGTGCGACCGCGGTTTATCCCTACCTCGTTTACCAGAGCCTGCATGACCTCGCTCGCCGCGGCAACGTGGATGATCAGCAACAGCTCGGCCGGAGTTACCGCCGCGGTGTGCGCAAAGGTCTGTTCAAGATCATGTCGAAGATGGGCATATCGTCCATCTCGAGTTACCGGGGTTCACAGCTGTTTGAAATCGTCGGTCTGCACAAAGACGTTGTTGACCGGTGCTTTCGCGGCACAGTCAGCCGGGTACAGGGCGCGGGCTACAAAGACTTGCAGGACGATCAGCGTAAGCTCGCTGCCTGCGCGTGGGAACCGCGGACACCGCTCAATCAGGGTGGCCTGCTGAAGTTCGTGCACGGCGGCGAGTATCACTGCTACAACCCCGATGTCATCGCAACCCTGCAAGCAGCGGTGCGCAGTGGCGATCGAAGCCGTTACAACGACTACGCGAAGCTGGTCAATGAAAGGCCGGTCGCGACGTTCCGCGACCTGATGGCAGAGCAACCGTTAGGCTCACCAATTCCTGTCGACGAAGTCGAACCGGTGGAAAGCATTCTCAAGCGCTTCGACAGCGCCGGTATGTCTTTGGGTGCATTGTCGCCGGAAGCGCACGAAGCGCTGGCCATTGCGATGAACCGCATCGGTGCCCGTTCGAACTCCGGTGAGGGCGGCGAGGATCGTTCACGCTACGGCAACGAACGCATGTCCAAGATCAAGCAGGTCGCGTCCGGACGGTTTGGCGTTACGGCCGAATACCTGGTGAATGCCGAGGTCATCCAGATCAAGATCGCGCAGGGCGCGAAGCCCGGTGAAGGCGGTCAGCTGCCGGGACACAAGGTCAATGAAATGATCGCCAGGCTGCGCTACGCGCGGCCTGGTGTGGGGCTTATATCGCCGCCGCCACATCACGACATCTATTCCATTGAGGATCTGGCCCAGCTCATCTTCGATCTGAAGCAGGTCAATCCCGAAGCCCTGGTGTCGGTGAAACTGGTTGCGGAACCCGGTGTTGGCACGATCGCCGCAGGCGTAGTCAAAGCCTATGCAGACCTGGTCACCATTTCCGGTTATGACGGCGGCACCGGCGCGAGCCCGCTCAGCTCGGTCAAATACGCAGGCAGCCCGTGGGAACTGGGTCTGTCGGAAGCGCAGCAGGTGTTACGTGCCAACGGTCTGCGGCACCGGGTTCGGTTGCAAACGGACGGCGGGCTCAAGACCGGTCTTGATGTCATCAAGGCGGCAATGCTTGGCGCTGAGAGTTTCGGTTTCGGTACGGCACCGATGGTGGCGCTTGGTTGCAAGTACCTGCGCATTTGTCATCTGAACAACTGTGCCACGGGTGTTGCGACTCAGAACAACATCCTGCGCAGCGATTTCTTTGTCGGTTTGCCGGAAATGGTTGTCAACTTCTTCACCTTTGTGGCCGAAGATGTCCGGCAACGACTTGCGGACCTTGGCGTGCGCAGGCTCGATGAAATCATTGGTCGCGCCGATTTGCTGCAGGCCAAAGCCGGCGACACGACCCGGCAACAGCAACTCGACATCAGCCCCATCCTGTCGCTGGGTGGCGTTGCGGATGATGTGCCGCGTTACTGTGGCAGCGAGCGGAATCAGCCCTTTGACCGGGGCGAGCTGGCCGAGCAAATGCTGGCCGAGGTACTCCCGGCGATCGAGAACAAGACCGGCGGCGACTTCGAATTCACGGTACGCAATTTCAACCGGTCCATTGGTGCCCGCCTGTCAGGCGAGATAGCCCGTCGCTACGGCAACCACGGCATGATCGATGCGCCGCTCAATATTGCCCTGAACGGCACTGCCGGCCAGAGTTTTGCGGCGTGGAATGTTGACGGCCTGAACATGGAGTTGACCGGCGACGCCAATGACTACGTGGGCAAAGGCATGACCGGCGGTCGTATCGTCGTGCGGCCGCCGGCAACCGCCGCCTACCTTGCGCGCGAGACCAGCATTATCGGCAACACTTGTTTGTACGGTGCGACCGGCGGGCAGTTGTATGCGGCCGGGCTCGCCGGCGAGCGTTTCGCGGTGCGCAATTCCGGCGCGACGGCTGTCGTCGAGGGCGCTGGCGATCATTGCTGCGAATACATGACGGGTGGCGTCGTGGTGGTTTTGGGTCGCACTGGCGTCAACTTCGGTGCCGGCCTGACCGGTGGCTTTGCCTACGTGCTCGATCTCGATCGCAACTTTGTGGATCGCTACAACCACGAACTGATCGACATCCACCGGATAACGCCCGAAAGCATGGAAGCGCATTTGCACCATTTGCGTTGCCTGGTGGCCGCACACGCGGACTACACCGGCAGTGCCTGGGCGGAGGAAATTCTGGAAGACTTCCGCAGTTACCTGCCGAAGTTCTGGGTAGTGAAACCCAAAGCCGCTGAACTGGGCTCGCTCATAGAATCATTAAGGCAGGCAGCGTAA
- a CDS encoding FAD-dependent oxidoreductase, producing MSKHPLQFLELPRRDPEKVPAEVRIKHYSEIYGQFDGADAASQAGRCLSCGNPYCEWKCPVHNYIPNWLRLIEEGRLFEAAELSHQTNSLPEVCGRVCPQDRLCEGACTLNDGLGAVSIGNIEKYITDEALKLGWRPDMSQVIDTGKRVAIVGAGPAGLAAADVLARNGIRAVVFDAYSEIGGLLTFGIPPFKLEKSVIRTRREILEGMGVTFQLNTRVGEDLPFETLLTDYDAVFLGMGTYTSVRGGFAGEDLDGVHEALPYLISNINRQLGIVDPATPYIDLADKNVVVLGGGDTGMDCNRTAIRQGAASVSCAYRRDEANMPGSRREVMNSREEGVNFLFNMQPLEIVGTDRVTGVKVIETQLGEADAGGRRRPEPKPGTEQILPADAVVIAFGFRPSPADWFAEQQIEVQPNGRVRVDKLGQYPYQTSNPKVFAGGDMVRGSDLVVTAVFEGREAAKGIASWLGVEAAAHAAIV from the coding sequence ATGTCAAAGCACCCATTGCAGTTTCTCGAACTGCCGCGACGCGACCCGGAGAAAGTACCGGCCGAAGTACGCATCAAGCACTACTCGGAGATCTACGGGCAGTTCGACGGAGCTGATGCGGCCAGTCAGGCGGGTCGTTGCCTCTCCTGTGGCAATCCGTATTGCGAGTGGAAGTGCCCGGTGCACAATTACATACCCAACTGGCTGCGATTGATTGAAGAAGGCCGCTTGTTTGAAGCGGCGGAGCTGTCTCATCAGACCAACTCCCTGCCCGAAGTCTGCGGCCGGGTGTGTCCGCAGGATCGCCTGTGCGAAGGGGCATGCACGCTGAATGACGGCCTGGGTGCGGTCAGTATTGGCAATATCGAAAAATACATTACCGACGAAGCACTGAAGCTTGGTTGGCGGCCCGACATGTCGCAGGTGATCGATACCGGCAAGCGTGTCGCTATCGTTGGTGCCGGACCTGCCGGACTGGCCGCTGCCGACGTGCTGGCGCGTAATGGGATTCGTGCCGTCGTGTTCGACGCGTATTCGGAAATTGGTGGCTTGCTGACCTTCGGCATTCCGCCTTTCAAGCTGGAAAAAAGCGTCATTCGCACGCGCCGCGAAATCCTGGAAGGCATGGGCGTGACGTTCCAGCTCAACACGCGGGTTGGAGAAGACCTGCCGTTTGAAACATTGCTGACCGACTACGACGCTGTATTCCTGGGTATGGGTACCTATACCTCCGTGCGTGGCGGCTTCGCCGGCGAAGACCTCGATGGTGTGCATGAAGCCTTGCCGTACCTGATTTCAAACATCAATCGACAACTCGGCATTGTCGACCCGGCAACACCGTACATCGATCTCGCCGACAAGAATGTCGTGGTGCTGGGTGGTGGCGATACCGGCATGGACTGTAATCGCACGGCTATCCGCCAGGGTGCGGCGTCCGTTTCCTGCGCTTATCGTCGCGATGAGGCGAACATGCCCGGTTCACGTCGCGAGGTGATGAACAGCCGCGAGGAAGGTGTGAACTTCCTGTTTAACATGCAGCCTTTGGAAATTGTCGGCACCGACCGGGTAACCGGCGTGAAAGTCATTGAGACCCAGTTGGGTGAGGCGGATGCCGGCGGTCGACGACGTCCGGAGCCGAAACCCGGCACTGAACAGATCCTGCCCGCGGATGCCGTAGTGATTGCCTTTGGCTTCCGGCCCAGTCCGGCGGACTGGTTCGCGGAGCAGCAGATCGAGGTTCAGCCGAACGGCCGGGTGCGGGTCGACAAGCTCGGCCAGTACCCGTACCAGACCAGCAACCCGAAAGTGTTCGCGGGCGGTGACATGGTGCGCGGTTCCGATCTCGTGGTCACGGCCGTGTTCGAGGGCCGTGAGGCGGCAAAAGGTATCGCGAGCTGGCTGGGCGTTGAAGCCGCCGCGCACGCTGCCATCGTCTGA
- a CDS encoding encapsulin-associated ferritin-like protein encodes MSNEGYHEPIEELTYETRDMHRAITSLMEELEAVDWYNQRVDACKDPELAKILAHNRDEEKEHAAMVLEWIRRRDPTLDKELRDSLFTEGEIGGHHD; translated from the coding sequence ATGTCAAACGAAGGCTACCACGAGCCGATTGAGGAACTGACTTACGAGACCCGCGACATGCATCGCGCCATCACGTCGTTAATGGAAGAACTGGAAGCGGTGGATTGGTACAACCAGCGCGTCGATGCCTGCAAGGATCCGGAACTCGCGAAAATTCTGGCGCACAACCGCGACGAGGAAAAGGAACACGCGGCGATGGTGCTGGAATGGATACGCCGTCGCGACCCGACCCTGGACAAGGAACTGCGGGATTCGCTGTTTACCGAAGGCGAGATCGGCGGCCACCACGACTGA